A genomic segment from Mastacembelus armatus unplaced genomic scaffold, fMasArm1.2, whole genome shotgun sequence encodes:
- the kiaa0586 gene encoding protein TALPID3 isoform X4 produces the protein MFSPPASHPQWDLSGGLSPDQSSCSSDTGDVLIRSTRALLSGRRHNGPGSVQITVQKLRDSPQVRARVDDQQQRANPRQKLDTGPPRRAGEDGSPGQSSAGTRPVLRKPRATTGRPPAAESSPNRKLSAGAQRDRKPGDDLLTSRFAAGGRGVVLAALKQRSHSAPHRREVRVQLLDPGPLQNKSQGAPDLRTSSKDALGAPGVQVEPGLSAGCQGDNSNAAASAAAAAVAAAAPLIKAQVDMEARVSQLVDGVQKLLQADSGDRGRSLSQQTLQHLETLHSQQLQLQNQLLESTLRIMTGNVPVTSGTSDLIAPDQPGRLQVTQLDTTENVLSRRQPTCSAIGAAALDAGPVAMATPQCPEQTRDELFTVSMATQPPEGIHLQSLANDSQAVARRANEVLREMGRLKSEMNQLLMPEDSRKTTTPPPDQLQSQQNQFQPHQNPPQPTNSHQSQRAKSQRNQSRSHQTYTQQSQSEQNYIHSYQKQSQPNHFKSKHAQSHQMHSNENQFQPKNFLSPQVQLHQTASQQSQSQKNYTHFQQKQSNEFKSPEKQPYSHTAQSQQTQTQSQQSHSLLDHKPVVPSMLEEAGQVLRQVRRQKKVLEENLEALLRAKTGEVLHCQLEALAANRDWTEGVRIKKTVDAWINTLTKDIQAELSSEDTAVTSQPRAAGSSTHSGKRRGPVSTLRETGSTTAGGRGSRQTVKHRARAEPDRVTGVLTEVGQVDGESYLTRLYGRAPYDGLRRTLKKSPYLRFSSPASPLCRKPRPRLVESVRGVKVKSCKTQTGLAPGSSPVEPHHYTFSSTHMTSGDPADMHSVPMAILLGRPRINSSSKHLLREHQQEVTSPPVAPPTASVFAMDDGAPEPLPQEVEQQNTGEAPPSHAVHILETKSEEEEDGDNIFPGTDFLSVADVIQQEVSIEGEEAVELDGVPSPPPVLYQGPVFPPQTGPALPAQDETSILGLNHQRDALEHRLVEWVEQQLMSRMISEMYHAPPSDPAHILSEDQSECEERSATSDIVEAAGGAGLQLFVDSNMSVDSGLIRQLVQEVLAETVSLMLGQRDTLDTGPEPGLEVPKPGPAVHEEGKLVPLVPTPAPTPLHSPTPPVQEVTPLSTPPPSEPTSLQHEESQPMTAPEHVATPTSSPEPTPFAGRPAVHQTPPPLTWEDPELPLEEERPEEHLNPDRQPLLMSVAEEEPPLSSPLPLPAPSLSPPPPSPDPRAVSPSSSSEGSSGTSSSSTVTAGTDAALKHISEGELLISVNQLAALTEETICSLSSSLHELQDMDLDPPSEGQVRGHELLLTEQQGERPQPEGSWGREDLDQEEVSVGEVRDDWTRKPARTTNPRSCSQSGTAWQGRTSSPGQMSEFADVSEVSSGTTNQGLVAVGDMMVDPLSTLTSDLSVTPPPSHLGTHFAGQVDPVQLRQDKGGRQQGDAGGARRMEVRLPAVQLEDEEEAMEESLSAADTVSSSSDVF, from the exons ATGTTTTCTCCGCCCGCCTCACACCCTCAGTGGGACTTATCCGGTGGGCTCAGTCCGGATCAGTCCTCCTGCAGCTCGGACACCGGGGACGTTTTGATCCGGTCCACTCGGGCGCTTCTATCGGGCCGGAGACATAATGGACCCGGATCGGTCCAGATAACCGTCCAGAAGCTGCGGGACTCTCCCCAAGTCCGGGCCCGTGTGGACGACCAGCAGCAGCGGGCGAACCCTCGACAGAAGCTTGACACCGGTCCGCCCAGGAGGGCAGGGGAGGACGGTTCGCCCGGTCAGAGCTCCG cAGGAACCAGACCAGTGCTGAGGAAACCCAGAGCCACCACAGGAAGA cctcCAGCTGCAGAGTCGAGCCCAAACAGGAAGCTTTCTGCCGGGGCACAGAGGGACCGAAAGCctg GTGATGACCTGCTGACGTCACGTTTTGCTGCTGGAGGTCGAGGAGTCGTCCTCGCAGCCCTGAAGCAACG CTCTCACAGCGCCCCCCACAGGAGGGAGGTCAGAGTGCAGCTGTTGGACCCAGGGCCCCTCCAGAACAAATCCCAGGGTGCTCCTGATCTAAGGACCAGCTCCAAGGATGCACTGGGTGCACCGGGGGTCCAGGTAGAGCCAGGGCTGTCTGCTGGTTGCCAGGGAGACAACAGCAATGCAGCGGCCTCGGCcgcagctgcagctgtggctgcagcagctcccCTCATTAAG GCTCAGGTGGACATGGAGGCGCGAGTGTCTCAGCTGGTGGACGGCGtccagaagctgctgcaggccGACAG CGGGGACAGGGGGCGGAGCCTGAGCCAGCAGACACTGCAGCACCTGGAGACGCTGCACAgccaacagctgcagctgcag AACCAGTTGCTGGAGTCCACCCTCCGGATCATGACAGGCAACGTCCCCGTGACCTCTGGGACCTCAGACCTCATAGCTCCAGATCAGCCGGGTCGTCTGCAGGTCACACAGCTGGACACTACAG AAAATGTCCTCAGCCGCCGGCAGCCAACCTGCTCAGCGATCGGAGCCGCCGCCTTGGATGCCGGTccggttgccatggcaacaccCCAGTGTCCAGAGCAAACCAG agaTGAATTATTCACTGTCTCTATGGCAACCCAGCCACCTGAAGGAATTCACCTGCAGTCTTTAGCCAATGACAGCCAGGCAGTAGCAAGAAGAGCCAATGAGGTGCTGAGGGAGATGGGTCGTCTGAAGAGTGAGATGAATCAGCTGTTAATG CCAGAAGATTCTAGGAAAACCACCACACCTCCACCAGACCAACTCCAGTCCCAGCAAAACCAGTTTCAACCTCATCAAAATCCACCGCAACCAACCAACTCCCACCAATCCCAACGAGCTAAGTCCCAACGGAACCAGTCCAGGTCACATCAAACCTACACCCAGCAATCCCAATCTGAGCAAAATTACATCCACTCCTATCAAAAGCAGTCCCAACCAAACCACTTCAAATCCAAACATGCTCAGTCTCATCAAATGCACTCCAATGAAAACCAGTTCCAACCCAAGAACTTCCTGTCTCCACAAGTCCAATTGCATCAAACCGCATCCCAACAATCTCAGTCCCAAAAAAACTACACCCACTTCCAACAAAAGCAGTCCAACGAGTTCAAATCCCCAGAAAAACAGCCCTATTCTCATACTGCCCAGTCCCAGCAAACTCAAACCCAGTCCCAGCAGTCCCATTCCTTGCTGGACCACAAGCCTGTGGTTCCGTCCATGTTGGAGGAGGCGGGTCAGGTTCTTCGTCAGGTTCGGAGACAGAAAAAAGTTCTGGAGGAGAACCTGGAGGCTCTGCTGAGAGCCAAGACTGGAGAGGTCCTACACTGCCAActggaggctctggctgctAACAG AGACTGGACTGAAGGGGTTCGGATCAAAAAGACTGTAGATGCCTGGATCAACACCTTAACCAAAGACATTCAG GCTGAGTTGTCCTCTGAGGACACTGCAGTGACATCACAGCCGAGAGCTGCTGGGAGCTCCACCCACTCAGGGAAAAGGCGGGGGCCAGTGAGCACACtcagagaaacaggaagtacGACTGCGGGTGGGAGGGgaagcagacagacagttaAGCACAGAGCG AGGGCGGAGCCTGACAGAGTCACAGGTGTGCTAACAGAGGTTGGACAGGTAGATGGAGAGTCTTACCTGACTCGTCTGTACGGCAGAGCCCCGTACGACGGTCTGAGACGAACACTGAAGAAGAGTCCATACCTTCGCTTCAGCTCACCTGCCTCGCCGCTCTGCAGGAAGCCCCGCCCACGCCTGGTGGAGAGTGTCAGag GTGTGAAGGTGAAGTCCTGTAAGACTCAGACAGGTTTGGCTCCTGGTTCATCACCTGTAGAACCTCATCACTACACCTTCAGCTCCACCCACATGACCTCTGGTGACCCTGCTGACATGCACTCTGTTCCCATGGCGATCCTGCTGG GCCGTCCCAGGATCAACTCGTCTTCAAAACATCTTCTCAGGGAGCAtcaacaggaagtgacatcacCACCTGTAGCTCCTCCCACAGCTAGTGTGTTTGCCATGGATGACGGAGCACCTGAGCCGCTGCCACAG GAGGTGGAACAGCAGAACACAGGAGAAGCTCCTCCATCACACGCTGTCCACATCCTTGAGACGaagagtgaggaagaggaggacggAGACAACATTTTCCCTGGaactgacttcctgtctgtcgCTGATGTCATCCAG CAGGAGGTGAGCATTGAGGGTGAGGAGGCTGTGGAATTGGATGGGGTACCGTCTCCTCCTCCGGTCCTGTACCAGGGTCCGGTCTTCCCTCCCCAGACTGGTCCTGCCCTTCCTGCCCAGGACGAGACCTCCATCCTGGGCTTGAACCATCAGAGAGACGCCCTGGAGCACCGTCTTGTGGAATG GgtggagcagcagctgatgtCCAGGATGATCTCAGAGATGTACCATGCACCTCCTTCTGACCCCGCCCACATCCTTTCTGAAGACCAATCAGAGTGCGAGGAGCGGAGCGCCACCTCAGACATTG TGGAGGCAGCAGGGGGTGCAGGTCTGCAGCTCTTTGTGGACTCCAACATGTCAGTGGACTCAGGTCTGATCAGGCAGCTGGTTCAAGAGGTTTTGGCTGAGACGGTTTCCCTAATGCTGGGGCAGAGGGACACACTGGATACAGGACCAGAACCAGGACTGGAAGTACCAAAACCAGGACCTGCAGTACATGAGGAG GGCAAACTGGTTCCACTGGTCCCCACACCTGCACCTACCCCTCTACACAGCCCAACTCCACCTGTCCAAGAGGTCACTCCCCTGTCCACACCCCCTCCCTCTGAACCAACCAGCCTGCAGCACGAGGAGTCTCAGCCAATGACAGCTCCAG AACATGTAGCCACACCCACATCCAGCCCAGAGCCCACCCCCTTTGCAGGTAGACCTGCTGTTCATCAAACCCCGCCCCCTCTGACATGGGAAGACCCTGAGCTCCCATTGGAGGAGGAGAGACCGGAGGAACACCTGAATCCAGACAGACAACCGCT GCTGATGTCAGTCGCAGAGGAGGAGCCTCCgctctcctcccctcttcctcttcctgctccttccttgtctccccccccccccagtccaGACCCCAGAGCAGTGTCCCCCTCCAGCTCCTCCGAGGGCTCCAGcggcaccagcagcagcagcacagtgacagcAGGCACCGATGCAGCCCTGAAACACATCTCAGAGGGAGAGCTGCTCATCAGCGTCAACCAGCTGGCCGCCCTGACAG AGGAGACCATCTGCAGTTTGTCCAGCTCCCTGCATGAGCTGCAGGACATG GACCTTGACCCCCCCAGTGAGggacaggtcagaggtcatgaaCTTCTGCTGACAGAGCAGCAAGGAGAGAGACCACAACcagag GGCTCCTGGGGGAGGGAGGATCTGGATCAGGAGGAGGTGAGTGTGGGGGAAGTGAGAGACGACTGGACTAGAAAACCTGCCAGAACTACAAATCCCAGGAGCTGCAGTCAGAGTGGGACAGCATGGCAGGGTCGTACCTCCTCACCTGGACAGATGAGTGAGTTTGCAG aCGTGTCAGAAGTCAGTTCTGGAACGACTAATCAGGGCTTGGTTGCTGTGGGTGACATGATGGTGGATCCGCTCAGCAcgttgacctctgacctgtcaGTGACTCCTCCCCCTTCACACCTGGGAACACATTTTGCAGGACAG gTTGATCCCGTCCAGCTCAGACAAGACAAAG GTGGACGACAGCAGGGTGACGCGGGAGGAGCCCGAAGGATGGAGGTCCGTCTGCCCGCAGTCCAACTGGAAGACGAAGAGGAGGCGATGGAGGAGTCGCTCAGTGCAGCAGATACAGTCTCTTCCTCCAGTGATGTTTTctag
- the kiaa0586 gene encoding protein TALPID3 isoform X3 — protein MFSPPASHPQWDLSGGLSPDQSSCSSDTGDVLIRSTRALLSGRRHNGPGSVQITVQKLRDSPQVRARVDDQQQRANPRQKLDTGPPRRAGEDGSPGQSSAGTRPVLRKPRATTGRPPAAESSPNRKLSAGAQRDRKPGDDLLTSRFAAGGRGVVLAALKQRSHSAPHRREVRVQLLDPGPLQNKSQGAPDLRTSSKDALGAPGVQVEPGLSAGCQGDNSNAAASAAAAAVAAAAPLIKAQVDMEARVSQLVDGVQKLLQADRDSGDRGRSLSQQTLQHLETLHSQQLQLQNQLLESTLRIMTGNVPVTSGTSDLIAPDQPGRLQVTQLDTTENVLSRRQPTCSAIGAAALDAGPVAMATPQCPEQTRDELFTVSMATQPPEGIHLQSLANDSQAVARRANEVLREMGRLKSEMNQLLMPEDSRKTTTPPPDQLQSQQNQFQPHQNPPQPTNSHQSQRAKSQRNQSRSHQTYTQQSQSEQNYIHSYQKQSQPNHFKSKHAQSHQMHSNENQFQPKNFLSPQVQLHQTASQQSQSQKNYTHFQQKQSNEFKSPEKQPYSHTAQSQQTQTQSQQSHSLLDHKPVVPSMLEEAGQVLRQVRRQKKVLEENLEALLRAKTGEVLHCQLEALAANRDWTEGVRIKKTVDAWINTLTKDIQAELSSEDTAVTSQPRAAGSSTHSGKRRGPVSTLRETGSTTAGGRGSRQTVKHRARAEPDRVTGVLTEVGQVDGESYLTRLYGRAPYDGLRRTLKKSPYLRFSSPASPLCRKPRPRLVESVRGVKVKSCKTQTGLAPGSSPVEPHHYTFSSTHMTSGDPADMHSVPMAILLGRPRINSSSKHLLREHQQEVTSPPVAPPTASVFAMDDGAPEPLPQEVEQQNTGEAPPSHAVHILETKSEEEEDGDNIFPGTDFLSVADVIQEVSIEGEEAVELDGVPSPPPVLYQGPVFPPQTGPALPAQDETSILGLNHQRDALEHRLVEWVEQQLMSRMISEMYHAPPSDPAHILSEDQSECEERSATSDIVEAAGGAGLQLFVDSNMSVDSGLIRQLVQEVLAETVSLMLGQRDTLDTGPEPGLEVPKPGPAVHEEGKLVPLVPTPAPTPLHSPTPPVQEVTPLSTPPPSEPTSLQHEESQPMTAPEHVATPTSSPEPTPFAGRPAVHQTPPPLTWEDPELPLEEERPEEHLNPDRQPLLMSVAEEEPPLSSPLPLPAPSLSPPPPSPDPRAVSPSSSSEGSSGTSSSSTVTAGTDAALKHISEGELLISVNQLAALTEETICSLSSSLHELQDMDLDPPSEGQVRGHELLLTEQQGERPQPEGSWGREDLDQEEVSVGEVRDDWTRKPARTTNPRSCSQSGTAWQGRTSSPGQMSEFADVSEVSSGTTNQGLVAVGDMMVDPLSTLTSDLSVTPPPSHLGTHFAGQVDPVQLRQDKGGRQQGDAGGARRMEVRLPAVQLEDEEEAMEESLSAADTVSSSSDVF, from the exons ATGTTTTCTCCGCCCGCCTCACACCCTCAGTGGGACTTATCCGGTGGGCTCAGTCCGGATCAGTCCTCCTGCAGCTCGGACACCGGGGACGTTTTGATCCGGTCCACTCGGGCGCTTCTATCGGGCCGGAGACATAATGGACCCGGATCGGTCCAGATAACCGTCCAGAAGCTGCGGGACTCTCCCCAAGTCCGGGCCCGTGTGGACGACCAGCAGCAGCGGGCGAACCCTCGACAGAAGCTTGACACCGGTCCGCCCAGGAGGGCAGGGGAGGACGGTTCGCCCGGTCAGAGCTCCG cAGGAACCAGACCAGTGCTGAGGAAACCCAGAGCCACCACAGGAAGA cctcCAGCTGCAGAGTCGAGCCCAAACAGGAAGCTTTCTGCCGGGGCACAGAGGGACCGAAAGCctg GTGATGACCTGCTGACGTCACGTTTTGCTGCTGGAGGTCGAGGAGTCGTCCTCGCAGCCCTGAAGCAACG CTCTCACAGCGCCCCCCACAGGAGGGAGGTCAGAGTGCAGCTGTTGGACCCAGGGCCCCTCCAGAACAAATCCCAGGGTGCTCCTGATCTAAGGACCAGCTCCAAGGATGCACTGGGTGCACCGGGGGTCCAGGTAGAGCCAGGGCTGTCTGCTGGTTGCCAGGGAGACAACAGCAATGCAGCGGCCTCGGCcgcagctgcagctgtggctgcagcagctcccCTCATTAAG GCTCAGGTGGACATGGAGGCGCGAGTGTCTCAGCTGGTGGACGGCGtccagaagctgctgcaggccGACAG GGACAGCGGGGACAGGGGGCGGAGCCTGAGCCAGCAGACACTGCAGCACCTGGAGACGCTGCACAgccaacagctgcagctgcag AACCAGTTGCTGGAGTCCACCCTCCGGATCATGACAGGCAACGTCCCCGTGACCTCTGGGACCTCAGACCTCATAGCTCCAGATCAGCCGGGTCGTCTGCAGGTCACACAGCTGGACACTACAG AAAATGTCCTCAGCCGCCGGCAGCCAACCTGCTCAGCGATCGGAGCCGCCGCCTTGGATGCCGGTccggttgccatggcaacaccCCAGTGTCCAGAGCAAACCAG agaTGAATTATTCACTGTCTCTATGGCAACCCAGCCACCTGAAGGAATTCACCTGCAGTCTTTAGCCAATGACAGCCAGGCAGTAGCAAGAAGAGCCAATGAGGTGCTGAGGGAGATGGGTCGTCTGAAGAGTGAGATGAATCAGCTGTTAATG CCAGAAGATTCTAGGAAAACCACCACACCTCCACCAGACCAACTCCAGTCCCAGCAAAACCAGTTTCAACCTCATCAAAATCCACCGCAACCAACCAACTCCCACCAATCCCAACGAGCTAAGTCCCAACGGAACCAGTCCAGGTCACATCAAACCTACACCCAGCAATCCCAATCTGAGCAAAATTACATCCACTCCTATCAAAAGCAGTCCCAACCAAACCACTTCAAATCCAAACATGCTCAGTCTCATCAAATGCACTCCAATGAAAACCAGTTCCAACCCAAGAACTTCCTGTCTCCACAAGTCCAATTGCATCAAACCGCATCCCAACAATCTCAGTCCCAAAAAAACTACACCCACTTCCAACAAAAGCAGTCCAACGAGTTCAAATCCCCAGAAAAACAGCCCTATTCTCATACTGCCCAGTCCCAGCAAACTCAAACCCAGTCCCAGCAGTCCCATTCCTTGCTGGACCACAAGCCTGTGGTTCCGTCCATGTTGGAGGAGGCGGGTCAGGTTCTTCGTCAGGTTCGGAGACAGAAAAAAGTTCTGGAGGAGAACCTGGAGGCTCTGCTGAGAGCCAAGACTGGAGAGGTCCTACACTGCCAActggaggctctggctgctAACAG AGACTGGACTGAAGGGGTTCGGATCAAAAAGACTGTAGATGCCTGGATCAACACCTTAACCAAAGACATTCAG GCTGAGTTGTCCTCTGAGGACACTGCAGTGACATCACAGCCGAGAGCTGCTGGGAGCTCCACCCACTCAGGGAAAAGGCGGGGGCCAGTGAGCACACtcagagaaacaggaagtacGACTGCGGGTGGGAGGGgaagcagacagacagttaAGCACAGAGCG AGGGCGGAGCCTGACAGAGTCACAGGTGTGCTAACAGAGGTTGGACAGGTAGATGGAGAGTCTTACCTGACTCGTCTGTACGGCAGAGCCCCGTACGACGGTCTGAGACGAACACTGAAGAAGAGTCCATACCTTCGCTTCAGCTCACCTGCCTCGCCGCTCTGCAGGAAGCCCCGCCCACGCCTGGTGGAGAGTGTCAGag GTGTGAAGGTGAAGTCCTGTAAGACTCAGACAGGTTTGGCTCCTGGTTCATCACCTGTAGAACCTCATCACTACACCTTCAGCTCCACCCACATGACCTCTGGTGACCCTGCTGACATGCACTCTGTTCCCATGGCGATCCTGCTGG GCCGTCCCAGGATCAACTCGTCTTCAAAACATCTTCTCAGGGAGCAtcaacaggaagtgacatcacCACCTGTAGCTCCTCCCACAGCTAGTGTGTTTGCCATGGATGACGGAGCACCTGAGCCGCTGCCACAG GAGGTGGAACAGCAGAACACAGGAGAAGCTCCTCCATCACACGCTGTCCACATCCTTGAGACGaagagtgaggaagaggaggacggAGACAACATTTTCCCTGGaactgacttcctgtctgtcgCTGATGTCATCCAG GAGGTGAGCATTGAGGGTGAGGAGGCTGTGGAATTGGATGGGGTACCGTCTCCTCCTCCGGTCCTGTACCAGGGTCCGGTCTTCCCTCCCCAGACTGGTCCTGCCCTTCCTGCCCAGGACGAGACCTCCATCCTGGGCTTGAACCATCAGAGAGACGCCCTGGAGCACCGTCTTGTGGAATG GgtggagcagcagctgatgtCCAGGATGATCTCAGAGATGTACCATGCACCTCCTTCTGACCCCGCCCACATCCTTTCTGAAGACCAATCAGAGTGCGAGGAGCGGAGCGCCACCTCAGACATTG TGGAGGCAGCAGGGGGTGCAGGTCTGCAGCTCTTTGTGGACTCCAACATGTCAGTGGACTCAGGTCTGATCAGGCAGCTGGTTCAAGAGGTTTTGGCTGAGACGGTTTCCCTAATGCTGGGGCAGAGGGACACACTGGATACAGGACCAGAACCAGGACTGGAAGTACCAAAACCAGGACCTGCAGTACATGAGGAG GGCAAACTGGTTCCACTGGTCCCCACACCTGCACCTACCCCTCTACACAGCCCAACTCCACCTGTCCAAGAGGTCACTCCCCTGTCCACACCCCCTCCCTCTGAACCAACCAGCCTGCAGCACGAGGAGTCTCAGCCAATGACAGCTCCAG AACATGTAGCCACACCCACATCCAGCCCAGAGCCCACCCCCTTTGCAGGTAGACCTGCTGTTCATCAAACCCCGCCCCCTCTGACATGGGAAGACCCTGAGCTCCCATTGGAGGAGGAGAGACCGGAGGAACACCTGAATCCAGACAGACAACCGCT GCTGATGTCAGTCGCAGAGGAGGAGCCTCCgctctcctcccctcttcctcttcctgctccttccttgtctccccccccccccagtccaGACCCCAGAGCAGTGTCCCCCTCCAGCTCCTCCGAGGGCTCCAGcggcaccagcagcagcagcacagtgacagcAGGCACCGATGCAGCCCTGAAACACATCTCAGAGGGAGAGCTGCTCATCAGCGTCAACCAGCTGGCCGCCCTGACAG AGGAGACCATCTGCAGTTTGTCCAGCTCCCTGCATGAGCTGCAGGACATG GACCTTGACCCCCCCAGTGAGggacaggtcagaggtcatgaaCTTCTGCTGACAGAGCAGCAAGGAGAGAGACCACAACcagag GGCTCCTGGGGGAGGGAGGATCTGGATCAGGAGGAGGTGAGTGTGGGGGAAGTGAGAGACGACTGGACTAGAAAACCTGCCAGAACTACAAATCCCAGGAGCTGCAGTCAGAGTGGGACAGCATGGCAGGGTCGTACCTCCTCACCTGGACAGATGAGTGAGTTTGCAG aCGTGTCAGAAGTCAGTTCTGGAACGACTAATCAGGGCTTGGTTGCTGTGGGTGACATGATGGTGGATCCGCTCAGCAcgttgacctctgacctgtcaGTGACTCCTCCCCCTTCACACCTGGGAACACATTTTGCAGGACAG gTTGATCCCGTCCAGCTCAGACAAGACAAAG GTGGACGACAGCAGGGTGACGCGGGAGGAGCCCGAAGGATGGAGGTCCGTCTGCCCGCAGTCCAACTGGAAGACGAAGAGGAGGCGATGGAGGAGTCGCTCAGTGCAGCAGATACAGTCTCTTCCTCCAGTGATGTTTTctag